From Saccharothrix espanaensis DSM 44229, the proteins below share one genomic window:
- a CDS encoding saccharopine dehydrogenase family protein yields MYDVVLFGATGFTGGLTAAYLAAHAPEGTRWALAGRNRAKLAAVRERLAAISPAAGALDLLVADVADDRSLRAVAESARVVATTVGPYVEHGDGLVAACARAGTDYVDLCGEPEFVDRTYLRHHSTAVASGARLVHSCGFDSIPYDLGAYFTVRRLPEGVPISLEGFVSASATFSGGTFHSAVTAFSRLRSSADAARERRRAEGRPAGRVVRGRVGPPRYDRRVGAWVLPAPTIDPQVVLRSAAALDRYGPDFRYRHHIAVRRLPVAAGLVGGVGALVALAQLPPARKWLLERRKPGEGPSAAERARSWFRVRFFGEGGGQRVVTEVSGGDPGYDETAKMLGESALCLAFDHLPETRGQVTTAVAMGDALTSRLVAAGIRFEVR; encoded by the coding sequence ATGTACGACGTTGTGCTGTTCGGGGCCACCGGGTTCACCGGCGGGCTGACCGCGGCCTACCTGGCCGCGCACGCGCCGGAGGGCACCAGGTGGGCGTTGGCCGGGCGCAACCGGGCGAAGCTCGCCGCGGTGCGCGAGCGGTTGGCCGCGATCTCCCCCGCGGCGGGCGCGTTGGACCTGCTGGTCGCCGACGTCGCCGACGACCGGTCGCTGCGGGCGGTCGCCGAGTCGGCGCGGGTCGTCGCTACGACGGTCGGGCCCTACGTCGAGCACGGCGACGGCCTGGTGGCGGCGTGCGCGCGGGCCGGGACGGACTACGTCGACCTGTGCGGCGAGCCCGAGTTCGTGGACCGGACCTACCTGCGCCACCACTCGACGGCCGTGGCGAGCGGCGCGCGACTGGTGCACTCCTGCGGGTTCGACTCGATCCCGTACGACCTCGGCGCGTACTTCACCGTGCGGCGGCTGCCCGAGGGCGTGCCGATCTCGCTGGAGGGGTTCGTCAGCGCGTCCGCGACCTTCTCCGGCGGCACGTTCCACTCGGCGGTGACGGCGTTCTCCCGGCTCCGGTCGTCGGCCGACGCGGCCCGCGAGCGCCGGCGCGCGGAAGGCCGGCCGGCGGGCCGGGTCGTGCGCGGCCGGGTCGGACCGCCCCGGTACGACCGCCGGGTCGGGGCGTGGGTGCTGCCCGCGCCGACGATCGACCCCCAGGTGGTGCTGCGGTCGGCGGCGGCGCTGGACCGGTACGGCCCGGACTTCCGCTACCGCCACCACATCGCGGTGCGCCGGCTGCCGGTGGCCGCCGGCCTGGTCGGCGGGGTGGGCGCGCTGGTCGCCCTGGCGCAGCTCCCGCCGGCCCGGAAGTGGTTGCTGGAGCGCCGGAAGCCGGGGGAGGGCCCGTCGGCGGCGGAACGCGCCCGGTCGTGGTTCCGGGTGCGGTTCTTCGGCGAGGGCGGTGGGCAGCGGGTGGTGACCGAGGTGTCCGGCGGTGACCCGGGCTACGACGAGACGGCGAAGATGCTCGGGGAATCCGCGCTGTGCCTGGCTTTCGACCACCTGCCCGAGACGCGGGGACAGGTGACGACGGCGGTGGCGATGGGCGACGCGCTGACCTCCCGCCTGGTGGCGGCGGGCATCCGGTTCGAGGTGCGCTGA
- a CDS encoding LysR family transcriptional regulator ArgP gives MLDPESVRTLLAVVDEGTFDAAAKALHVTPSAVSQRIKALEQRTGRVLLVRAKPARLTESGTVIARYGRQLALLEQDAFAGLGLVERPTPVQVAVNADSLSTWFRAVVKELAHDDDIVLGLLRDDQDHTAESLRQGLVVAAVTSSPHPVQGCRVRPLGSMRYHAVAARAFAKRWQGKPLSDLPVVVFDEKDDLQDAFCRSVTGHPASAHRHLLPDGPVFEDAVAAGAGWALLSEHQVKRHRRLVHLHPDHPVDVPLYWQQWKLDSPPLQRVADVVFRAAQRELH, from the coding sequence ATGCTTGATCCGGAGTCGGTGCGCACCCTGCTGGCGGTCGTGGACGAGGGCACGTTCGACGCCGCGGCCAAGGCGCTGCACGTCACGCCCTCAGCGGTCAGCCAACGCATCAAAGCCCTCGAACAACGCACCGGACGGGTGCTGCTGGTCCGCGCGAAACCCGCGCGCCTGACCGAATCCGGCACGGTCATCGCCCGCTACGGCCGCCAACTCGCGCTGCTGGAACAGGACGCGTTCGCCGGCCTCGGTCTTGTCGAACGCCCGACGCCCGTGCAGGTGGCGGTCAACGCCGACTCGCTGTCGACGTGGTTCCGGGCCGTGGTCAAGGAACTCGCGCACGACGACGACATCGTGCTGGGCCTGCTGCGCGACGACCAGGACCACACCGCGGAGTCGCTGCGCCAGGGCCTGGTGGTGGCCGCCGTGACGTCGTCGCCGCACCCCGTGCAGGGGTGCCGCGTCCGGCCGTTGGGCAGCATGAGGTACCACGCCGTGGCGGCTCGCGCGTTCGCGAAACGGTGGCAGGGCAAGCCGTTGTCGGACCTGCCGGTGGTGGTGTTCGACGAGAAGGACGACCTGCAGGACGCGTTCTGCCGCTCGGTGACCGGCCACCCCGCGTCCGCGCACCGCCACCTCCTGCCCGACGGCCCGGTGTTCGAGGACGCCGTGGCCGCCGGCGCGGGCTGGGCCCTGCTCAGCGAACACCAGGTGAAGCGTCACCGCCGCCTGGTCCACCTGCACCCGGACCACCCGGTCGACGTGCCGCTGTACTGGCAGCAGTGGAAGCTCGACTCACCGCCGCTGCAACGCGTCGCCGACGTCGTCTTCCGCGCGGCACAACGGGAACTGCACTAG
- a CDS encoding epoxide hydrolase family protein produces MIEPFTLDIPQADLDDLRDRLARTRWPEEEPGEGYGQPLARTRELAARWQAFDWRAQEAALNQWPQFTTAIDGQRVHFLHVRSPRADALPLVLTHGWPSSVLDFLDVIEPLSRDFHLVIPSIPGFGPAGPTHDRGWSVDRVARAWAVLMQRLGYDRYGAQGGDFGSGISLALGAIAPEKVVGVHVNYLPTPPPASTEGLSPQDVDRVGAIRRFLAQRPGYQVMHSTRPQTVAYGITDSPAGLLGWVGDRFDAWKDPESGLDDDRLIATVALYWLTRTAGSALRLARESTPGGPPCPVPLGVAVFARDIILSARGVVEQTYDVRRWTEFDRGGHFPAMETPDLLVADVRAFFADLG; encoded by the coding sequence ATGATCGAGCCGTTCACGCTGGACATCCCCCAGGCCGACCTGGACGACCTGCGCGACCGCCTGGCCCGCACCCGCTGGCCGGAGGAGGAACCCGGCGAGGGCTACGGCCAGCCGCTGGCCCGGACCCGTGAGCTGGCCGCGCGCTGGCAGGCGTTCGACTGGCGGGCGCAGGAGGCCGCGCTCAACCAGTGGCCGCAGTTCACCACCGCGATCGACGGCCAGCGGGTGCACTTCCTGCACGTCCGCTCGCCCCGCGCGGACGCCCTGCCGCTGGTGCTGACCCACGGCTGGCCCAGTTCCGTGCTCGACTTCCTCGACGTCATCGAGCCGCTGTCCCGGGACTTCCACCTGGTCATCCCGTCCATCCCGGGCTTCGGCCCGGCCGGCCCGACCCACGACCGGGGCTGGAGCGTCGACCGGGTCGCCCGCGCGTGGGCCGTGCTGATGCAGCGGCTGGGGTATGACCGGTACGGCGCGCAGGGCGGCGATTTCGGTTCCGGGATCTCCCTGGCGCTGGGCGCGATCGCCCCGGAGAAGGTGGTCGGCGTGCACGTGAACTACCTGCCCACGCCCCCGCCCGCGAGCACCGAGGGACTCTCGCCGCAAGACGTCGACCGCGTCGGGGCGATCCGGCGGTTCCTCGCGCAGCGCCCCGGCTACCAGGTGATGCACTCGACCCGACCGCAGACCGTGGCCTACGGGATCACCGACTCGCCGGCGGGCCTGCTCGGCTGGGTGGGCGACCGGTTCGACGCGTGGAAGGACCCGGAGTCCGGGCTCGACGACGACCGGCTGATCGCGACCGTGGCGCTGTACTGGCTGACCCGCACCGCCGGGTCCGCGCTCCGGCTCGCCCGCGAATCCACCCCCGGCGGCCCCCCGTGCCCCGTGCCGCTCGGGGTGGCGGTGTTCGCCCGGGACATCATCCTGTCGGCGCGGGGCGTCGTGGAGCAGACCTACGACGTGCGGCGGTGGACGGAGTTCGACCGCGGCGGCCACTTCCCCGCGATGGAAACCCCGGACCTGCTCGTGGCCGACGTGCGCGCGTTCTTCGCCGATCTCGGCTGA
- a CDS encoding MFS transporter, producing MYLSTIDRPKSGGWKGVSANVVALGAVSLVTDVSSEMVTAVLPLYLVIGLQLSPAAYGVIDGVYTGATTLLRLVGGYLADRTTKRKAVAGLGYGLSAVAKLGLLAAGTSTALLGAVITADRAGKGLRTAPRDALITLSTPAGDLGRAFGVHRAMDGVGAFIGPLVALAVLAAAAESFDAVFVTSFCIAALGVVILVMFVRDHRSAVPAAPIRPSAVTGLLRDKGVRRLVLAASVLGLATIGDGFVYLLLQKREGLAIGWFPLLAVGTSLVYLLLAAPLGALADRVGRLPVVLGGYGALIAVYLLIFGPLGGWPLVVAVLVLYGVFYAATDGVLMALAGPQLPERLRTTGIALIQSGQALAYLGSSVLFGLAWQFWGPETATRLAAFGVALALAATAALLGRRP from the coding sequence GTGTACCTGTCCACCATCGACCGCCCCAAGTCCGGCGGCTGGAAGGGCGTCAGCGCCAACGTCGTCGCGCTCGGCGCGGTCAGCCTGGTCACCGACGTCTCCTCCGAGATGGTCACCGCCGTCCTGCCGCTCTACCTCGTCATCGGCCTCCAGCTCAGCCCGGCCGCGTACGGCGTGATCGACGGCGTCTACACCGGGGCCACCACGCTGCTGCGGCTGGTCGGCGGCTACCTGGCCGACCGGACCACCAAGCGCAAAGCCGTGGCGGGCCTGGGGTACGGCCTGTCCGCGGTCGCCAAGCTCGGCCTGCTCGCGGCCGGCACGTCCACCGCGCTGCTGGGCGCGGTGATCACCGCCGACCGGGCGGGCAAGGGGCTGCGCACCGCGCCCCGGGACGCGCTGATCACGCTGTCCACGCCGGCCGGCGACCTCGGGCGGGCGTTCGGCGTGCACCGGGCGATGGACGGGGTCGGCGCGTTCATCGGGCCGCTGGTGGCGTTGGCGGTGCTCGCGGCGGCGGCCGAGTCGTTCGACGCGGTGTTCGTCACCAGCTTCTGCATCGCCGCACTGGGGGTGGTGATCCTGGTGATGTTCGTGCGCGACCACCGCTCGGCCGTGCCGGCGGCTCCGATCCGGCCGTCGGCGGTGACGGGGCTGTTGCGGGACAAGGGCGTCCGCCGGCTGGTGCTGGCGGCGTCCGTGCTGGGGCTGGCGACCATCGGCGACGGGTTCGTGTACCTGCTGCTGCAGAAGCGGGAGGGGCTGGCGATCGGCTGGTTCCCGCTGCTCGCGGTCGGCACCAGCCTGGTCTACCTGCTGCTGGCCGCGCCGCTGGGCGCACTGGCCGACCGGGTGGGCCGGCTGCCCGTGGTGCTGGGCGGGTACGGCGCGCTGATCGCGGTGTACCTGCTGATCTTCGGGCCGCTCGGCGGGTGGCCGCTGGTGGTCGCGGTGCTGGTGCTGTACGGGGTCTTCTACGCCGCCACCGACGGCGTGCTGATGGCCCTGGCCGGACCGCAGTTGCCGGAGCGGTTGCGCACCACCGGGATCGCGTTGATCCAAAGTGGACAGGCGCTGGCGTACCTCGGGTCGTCGGTGCTGTTCGGGCTCGCCTGGCAGTTCTGGGGGCCGGAGACCGCCACCCGACTGGCCGCCTTCGGGGTGGCCCTCGCACTCGCCGCCACCGCCGCACTGTTGGGACGCCGCCCGTGA
- a CDS encoding LysE/ArgO family amino acid transporter — protein sequence MTYAVLAGLGTGLSLIVVIGAQNALVLRQGVLRQQVVAIVAICAVSDALLIALGVGGVGTVLTAWPPALTAVRWFGAAFLIGYGVLAVRRMLRPTALRVGGAASAAIVTCLALTWLNPHVYLDTVVLLGTASTSFGGDRWWFGLGAMAGSVLWFTALGFGARRLSGVFTRPSAWRVLDGVVAVVVTATGVSLALG from the coding sequence ATGACGTACGCGGTGCTCGCCGGACTCGGGACCGGGCTGTCCCTGATCGTGGTCATCGGTGCCCAGAACGCCCTCGTGCTGCGACAAGGTGTTCTGCGCCAACAAGTCGTGGCGATCGTGGCGATCTGCGCGGTGTCCGACGCGCTGCTCATCGCGTTGGGCGTCGGCGGGGTCGGCACGGTGCTCACCGCGTGGCCGCCGGCGTTGACCGCCGTGCGCTGGTTCGGCGCGGCGTTCCTGATCGGCTACGGGGTGCTCGCGGTGCGGCGGATGCTGCGGCCGACGGCGCTGCGGGTCGGCGGCGCGGCGTCGGCGGCGATCGTCACGTGCCTGGCGTTGACGTGGCTGAACCCGCACGTCTACCTGGACACGGTGGTGCTGCTGGGCACCGCGTCGACCTCGTTCGGCGGCGACCGCTGGTGGTTCGGTCTGGGCGCGATGGCCGGCAGCGTGCTGTGGTTCACCGCGCTCGGGTTCGGAGCGCGGCGGTTGTCGGGTGTGTTCACCCGCCCGTCGGCGTGGCGGGTGCTCGACGGCGTGGTGGCGGTCGTCGTGACGGCCACCGGGGTGTCGCTCGCCCTCGGCTGA
- a CDS encoding CBM96 family carbohydrate-binding protein: MPGRRAPIAVVAVGVFIATTLTIVASSDNAPAASAATTTFTPSADTYVDNSATGTNYGASGQLGVDNSPVKRLFLKFGVSGVSGTVTSAKVRVHTDDVSGSQSPNGGTFRSMTDTTWSETGVTWNNQPAIDGGTLGSLGSVSRNAWYEVDVTSYVTGNGTFSFGVTSSSGDGADYDSRETGATAPQLVVTTGTTATTTTTPPQSGDPVFVGAGDISNSGSGDSATAALLDNIPGTVWTTGDNVYDNGTTSEFTNYYNPTWGRHKARTRPSPGNHDYNTSGATGYYGYFGAQAGPSGQGYYSFDLGNWHIVSLNSNVSMSAGSAQETWLRNDLAASSKPCTAAYWHHPLFTSGANHAPSTSTRPLFQALYDYNADVVLFGHNHQYERFAPQNPSGALDNTRGIRTFVAGMGGASHYSFGTIKPNSEVRNSDTYGVLKLTLHSTSFDWQFVPEAGKSFTDSGTTACH; the protein is encoded by the coding sequence ATGCCAGGTCGCAGGGCCCCCATCGCGGTGGTCGCCGTCGGCGTCTTCATCGCGACCACCCTCACCATCGTTGCCTCGTCCGACAACGCACCCGCCGCGTCGGCCGCCACCACCACCTTCACCCCGTCCGCGGACACCTACGTCGACAACTCCGCGACCGGCACGAACTACGGTGCGTCCGGTCAGCTCGGCGTGGACAACTCGCCGGTCAAACGCCTGTTCCTCAAGTTCGGCGTGTCGGGCGTGTCCGGCACGGTCACCAGCGCCAAGGTGCGGGTGCACACCGACGACGTCTCGGGTTCGCAGAGCCCCAACGGCGGCACGTTCAGGTCGATGACCGACACCACGTGGTCGGAGACCGGTGTCACCTGGAACAACCAGCCGGCGATCGACGGCGGCACGCTCGGCTCACTCGGCTCGGTGTCCCGCAACGCCTGGTACGAGGTCGACGTGACCTCCTACGTCACGGGCAACGGCACGTTCAGCTTCGGCGTCACCTCGTCCAGCGGCGACGGGGCCGACTACGACTCGCGGGAGACCGGCGCGACCGCTCCGCAGCTAGTGGTCACCACCGGCACGACGGCGACGACCACCACCACGCCGCCGCAGTCCGGCGACCCGGTGTTCGTCGGCGCGGGCGACATCTCGAACTCCGGTTCGGGCGACAGCGCGACCGCCGCGCTGCTGGACAACATCCCCGGCACCGTCTGGACGACCGGCGACAACGTCTACGACAACGGCACCACGAGCGAGTTCACCAACTACTACAACCCGACGTGGGGCAGGCACAAGGCCCGCACCCGGCCGTCGCCGGGCAACCACGACTACAACACCAGCGGCGCGACCGGCTACTACGGCTACTTCGGCGCGCAGGCCGGCCCGTCCGGTCAGGGCTACTACTCGTTCGACCTGGGCAACTGGCACATCGTCTCGTTGAACTCCAACGTCTCGATGTCGGCGGGCTCGGCCCAGGAAACGTGGCTGCGCAACGACCTGGCGGCCAGCAGCAAGCCGTGCACGGCGGCGTACTGGCACCACCCGCTGTTCACCTCGGGCGCGAACCACGCCCCGTCGACGTCGACGCGCCCGCTGTTCCAGGCCCTGTACGACTACAACGCCGACGTGGTGCTGTTCGGCCACAACCACCAGTACGAGCGCTTCGCGCCGCAGAACCCGAGCGGCGCGCTCGACAACACCCGGGGCATCCGCACGTTCGTCGCGGGCATGGGCGGCGCCAGCCACTACAGCTTCGGCACCATCAAGCCCAACAGCGAGGTCCGCAACAGCGACACCTACGGCGTGCTGAAGCTGACGTTGCACAGCACCAGCTTCGACTGGCAGTTCGTGCCCGAAGCGGGCAAGTCCTTCACCGACAGCGGCACCACCGCCTGTCACTGA